The region CTCAAAGGTTATTTTCTCGTGGCTCTCAAGGTTCTCAATATTTGTGAGTAGGTGCAAGAGATTACCTTCATCATCAAACTTCTGGATATAGTAATACTCGTGACGTGTCTTTTTGCTTGCCGCACCGACAGGGCCTTTTGAAGCAAACTTAACACCTTTAGCGTCCTCAAATCGTTCATTGATCCACGTAGTGGTGTTGTTTTTGATTCTTACGACAAACTTACCGCCTGCATCAGTGATTTCATCCAGCTTTCTAAAATCAGCGTATCCTCTGTCTAAAACGTTGATAACACCCTCGCAGTAATCGATGAGGTTAAGCATTTCATTCACATCATGACACTTTGCACCTGTCACTGTAGCTTTGGACGGATATAGATTTTGCTCACCGTGATACTTAAGTCCCAAGTGTAGTTTTATACCTGCTTTTCCCTTTCTAAACTGTGCCCACTCCATGCCATGGAGTGCCTTTAAAATAGTACTGGCATCAATGATATTGAGAGCATCAACATCACTTGAAAGCTTGATATGGCGGTGTCCTTTAGCCAGTTTAGTTACTAATACTTGAAAGATTTCTCTAAGCATTCCTGTATCGAGTTTGATCAGTCGCCTATATAGCTGTGATGGACTAATAGAGTTCAGTTTCAATATTCTCTGATAGTCAAAGTCAAACTCTAAATCAGTAGAGATTTTTCTTAGTCCTGCGAGTTCTTTGAAGTCAGCCATTAAGAAAAGAGTAATCAAAGATCTGCTTGAAAGTTTCTTAATGTATTTATCTGCACTGTAACGCTTAAAAATAGTTGAAATAAAATCAGATGAAATTGGTTCAAGTACTTTATTTATGGTCAAATTTCTCATATAATGAATATGGTTATTTCCTTATTTTAGATTTGTGCGAGACCATTCATTTGAGCTCCATACATCTATTATAAGGATTTTTTATACGCTTTTAAATACTTATTTATGCAAAAATGTTAATTTAATGTTTTCTATTTGTGTAATGAATTTTATGCAACGCTAGTG is a window of Fusibacter sp. A1 DNA encoding:
- a CDS encoding IS4 family transposase, which produces MTINKVLEPISSDFISTIFKRYSADKYIKKLSSRSLITLFLMADFKELAGLRKISTDLEFDFDYQRILKLNSISPSQLYRRLIKLDTGMLREIFQVLVTKLAKGHRHIKLSSDVDALNIIDASTILKALHGMEWAQFRKGKAGIKLHLGLKYHGEQNLYPSKATVTGAKCHDVNEMLNLIDYCEGVINVLDRGYADFRKLDEITDAGGKFVVRIKNNTTTWINERFEDAKGVKFASKGPVGAASKKTRHEYYYIQKFDDEGNLLHLLTNIENLESHEKITFETVAEFYKMRWQIELFFKWIKQHFEVKHFYACTQEGTENQVYLSLIMYCLLALFKQSIITRGTLDKIR